A genomic segment from Phytoactinopolyspora mesophila encodes:
- a CDS encoding BTAD domain-containing putative transcriptional regulator: MAGRDAAPGTAGQRDSVQTESDGHGAPGEIYEVVPGDTLWDIAEQHLNDPTRHPEIFAENRDVTQPDGRTLTDPDLIHPGWQLVIPGDADDDAGDDVTADDDASDLDDGQERDGRRDQPETDENVDESDPADDGASSPDVPPNEGREENGYPEDDEVASGWLGLSDAEEPADAAGTGVENIQSSVQASDDSGLMRVVATTTGVGAVLAAGLIGLIGARRSRQQRRRKSGQRLPEPDTSGTALEAELRDVSDPAGADFVDQALRTLAARLGESGDPLPALRAARLTEDQFEVYLTEPANLPEPFVGTMDGGVWVLVTDTEDLLDGESAQAIPAPYPGLVTLGQDLEGGHLMLDLEHLGALRVTGDATAIEAFLTAVALEYATSRWADDIQVTLVGRDIELEALNTGRIRRAQDADQLLRELEVRAQADRELMGHLRVNGLAAARTGGGALEASTPEIVLISRPLPEEHWRRLAALLSTEPKVALAIVASGAEMIDDGLGGDWELRVDSARGAVIEPLGITVRPQQVDSRTYEQIARLVEAADAELLGAGEPELRLDDIPIPTSEARLSAGQYVDVGTLVRGDTSDTAVDQTEQDKLSLAATDAMLRDGDVVKLAQEEHPRVLLLGEPDVAYAKGSLESSKRGQGIQIAAYLSLRPGRSGPAMDEAIWPGRRLGQKTRDTAVSKLRRWLGTNEAGEPYLPYAVKDYRLHADVRSDWQDWCEMVGRQPREATTENLRTALDLVRGRPFSGIRSGAYAWADIHAQEMIASIVDVCHVLAERAMGVGDLRGAQMATLLGLDIEPGSELLWRARLKAEVRLGDPAQVVSMIRKLRELAEQLWGDLEDETVELIDQIEERLSVTGSAARGVEGPGLA; this comes from the coding sequence GTGGCCGGCCGGGACGCCGCCCCCGGCACCGCTGGGCAACGCGATTCTGTTCAGACGGAAAGCGATGGCCACGGTGCACCTGGCGAAATATACGAAGTGGTACCTGGCGACACTCTCTGGGATATCGCGGAGCAACATCTCAACGATCCCACTCGGCACCCGGAGATCTTTGCCGAGAACCGCGACGTCACCCAGCCGGACGGCCGGACACTGACGGATCCAGATCTGATCCACCCGGGGTGGCAGCTCGTCATCCCGGGAGACGCGGATGACGATGCGGGCGACGACGTGACGGCCGATGACGACGCATCTGATCTGGACGACGGGCAAGAGCGCGATGGGCGCCGTGATCAACCGGAAACCGATGAAAACGTCGATGAGAGTGATCCAGCCGACGATGGTGCTTCCAGTCCGGATGTCCCCCCGAATGAGGGAAGAGAAGAGAACGGCTATCCCGAGGACGATGAAGTGGCTTCGGGATGGTTGGGGCTGAGCGATGCGGAAGAGCCTGCCGATGCAGCTGGGACAGGCGTCGAGAACATCCAATCCAGCGTTCAGGCGAGCGACGATTCCGGCCTCATGCGCGTGGTCGCGACCACCACCGGCGTGGGCGCGGTACTGGCCGCTGGGTTGATCGGATTGATTGGGGCGCGCCGGTCGCGCCAGCAGCGGCGTCGAAAGAGCGGTCAACGCCTGCCGGAACCCGATACGAGCGGGACCGCGCTGGAAGCCGAACTTCGGGATGTGTCGGACCCAGCCGGCGCGGATTTCGTAGATCAGGCGCTACGAACTCTAGCCGCGAGGTTGGGTGAGTCTGGAGATCCACTGCCAGCCTTACGCGCCGCGCGCCTTACCGAAGACCAGTTCGAGGTTTACCTAACCGAGCCGGCCAATTTGCCTGAGCCGTTCGTAGGCACGATGGACGGTGGAGTGTGGGTACTCGTGACAGACACCGAGGACCTACTCGATGGTGAGAGCGCTCAGGCGATACCCGCGCCGTACCCCGGATTGGTCACCTTAGGTCAAGACCTTGAGGGCGGACATCTGATGCTGGACCTGGAGCATCTCGGTGCCCTGAGAGTGACTGGGGATGCGACAGCCATAGAAGCTTTCCTCACGGCTGTGGCGCTCGAGTATGCGACTAGCCGTTGGGCCGATGACATCCAGGTGACGCTGGTCGGCCGCGACATCGAACTGGAAGCGTTGAATACTGGCCGGATTCGACGAGCTCAGGACGCGGACCAATTGTTGCGTGAGTTGGAGGTCCGAGCTCAAGCAGATCGCGAGTTGATGGGGCATCTGCGGGTCAATGGCCTCGCGGCTGCGCGCACGGGCGGGGGCGCACTGGAGGCATCGACGCCAGAGATCGTGCTGATATCCCGACCGCTCCCGGAAGAGCATTGGCGTCGTCTGGCGGCGCTTCTGAGTACGGAACCGAAGGTCGCGCTCGCTATCGTCGCGAGTGGCGCTGAGATGATCGATGATGGCCTGGGGGGCGACTGGGAATTACGTGTTGACAGTGCTCGTGGGGCCGTCATCGAGCCGCTCGGGATCACAGTGCGACCGCAACAGGTCGACAGCAGGACTTACGAACAGATCGCTCGGCTTGTGGAAGCTGCAGATGCCGAGTTGTTGGGAGCCGGTGAGCCTGAGCTGAGACTCGACGATATCCCGATCCCGACATCCGAGGCACGGCTCTCTGCTGGTCAATATGTGGATGTGGGGACGTTGGTCCGCGGCGACACTTCTGACACCGCTGTAGATCAAACTGAGCAGGACAAACTATCGCTCGCGGCGACCGATGCGATGCTTCGGGACGGGGATGTCGTCAAGCTGGCCCAGGAGGAACATCCGCGCGTGTTGCTCTTGGGCGAGCCAGATGTCGCGTACGCGAAGGGGAGCCTGGAGAGCAGCAAACGTGGTCAGGGTATTCAGATCGCGGCCTACCTGTCGTTGCGACCTGGTCGTAGTGGCCCGGCTATGGACGAAGCGATTTGGCCAGGACGGCGGCTCGGGCAGAAGACGCGCGACACCGCGGTGTCGAAGTTGCGCCGTTGGCTCGGAACCAACGAGGCTGGTGAGCCATATCTCCCATATGCCGTGAAGGACTACCGGCTGCATGCTGATGTGCGTTCTGACTGGCAAGACTGGTGTGAAATGGTCGGCAGGCAACCACGCGAAGCCACGACGGAGAATCTGAGGACGGCTCTCGACTTAGTTCGTGGACGTCCGTTCTCGGGGATCAGAAGCGGAGCGTACGCATGGGCTGACATTCATGCGCAAGAGATGATCGCGTCAATCGTCGATGTTTGTCACGTGCTGGCGGAACGCGCCATGGGCGTGGGTGATTTGCGTGGTGCGCAGATGGCAACGTTGCTTGGGTTGGATATCGAGCCTGGCTCCGAGCTGTTGTGGCGTGCGCGCTTGAAAGCGGAAGTTCGGCTAGGCGACCCAGCACAGGTCGTGTCGATGATCAGGAAGCTTCGGGAACTCGCCGAGCAACTCTGGGGCGACCTCGAGGACGAGACAGTTGAGCTTATCGATCAGATCGAAGAGCGCTTGTCTGTGACGGGTTCCGCCGCTCGTGGCGTTGAGGGTCCCGGCCTGGCATAA